In Crinalium epipsammum PCC 9333, the genomic window CATCAACAGATGGGAAAATAAAGGCGCGTGACGCAAGATCAGAGTTTCTATATTTAAGTCGCGCACCAGACTTTCTGCTTTAGCCAAGCTTGAGCCTACCTTTCCATTCAAACAAGCAGGCGCAACCCAAGCTAAACGGCGAATTCCCTTTTTTTTAGCTATATCTATAAAGGAACGAGTGAGGGCTACCACCTCAGATAAGTCTGTCGGCATGATAAAAATTACTGCCGCTTCCGCGCTATCAAATTCTTCTGATAAAACTTTTGGAGAATTTAAGCTGAAATTCAACCACTCGCTACTAACTAAGTTGGTTGCAGCAGCGATCGCCCCAAAACGTTTTAATCCACAAACCTGAAAGCGATCGGAAGTTACCGCCAAATTCACAAATTGCTTTGCAGGTAAATAGTGAACATCGGATGTCAAAACCAGAATAGTTGCAGTTGAGGAGGCTAAATCACTTAATTTAGAGCTAGTCATTTTCGCTTTTTTCTGTAAAATGTGTATTTTTCAAGTGTCCATTTTCCGAAATACTATTACTTCGTGAGGCGTGAATAATGTCAAAATGTTTTCAATAATTAGATAGATTAGTTAGAGCAATGTTGACATCCACCCCGCCGTGAACGGTCGGGAATTCCAATCTACCCAAACAAACTTAATTGAATGAATTCTTGGCGGGGTCAATTCCATAAAAGAGATACTCCTTCCACCGTTCCCGATGTTTCTATCTCTTCAAACTCTTGAACTAAATTTTCTGTTAATTCTTGCGTCAATACATCAATCATTTGCATTTGCATAGGGACAACTATCCCTACTTTATCCATTGCTTCCAATAACATATTTTGTTCTGATTCTTCTAGAAAACCATCAGCATTAATTAAATTTGCTAATAAATTTTCCTCCCGTAGCAAGGAGGGTAAATCTTGGGACTCCTGCATAGGCAATAACAAATTTTCATACTTTTCTTCAGGAACGGAAACGGCTAAAGCCAATTGCAGCATTAAGCGCAGATTACTATTTGGAGGAACAGAACATAAAAATGCCATGATTTTGCTGACTTGTTTGGTATCCATTTGAATCCTAATTTTTTTGCAATACAGTTAAAATTTTCAGAAACACTAGCAATGTAAGCCAATATTTCGTTCATATTGGCGAAATACTGTCCGCATGGTGTATCCATAAAGCAGTGTAGCGCCAACGACAGTTAGCACTAAACTATTAAACATGAAGATGATTTGCTCAAAGTTGATTGAAAGGAACTGCATTAAATACCCCATTAAGCCAACTGTCAATCAAAACTTGAAATACTAATTTACTCAATTTCTAACTTCAGTCCCGGCAACAATTTCTCTAAATTTTTCAAAGATTTTCCTTGCCAGGGCATATCATTTGATCCCAAAACGACTAACTGAACTCCTTTCTTTTTTCGCATACTCAGAACAAATTTAGATAACATACTGATGCCAGAACTATTGACAAATTCCAATTTTCTCAAATCAAGCGTCATTGTTTCTGGTTCAGACTCAGCCACTTCATTTAGTAAGTTGGTAATCGGAGCATAATCTGTAGGTCCACCCAGGCTAAGTTCACCTTGGAAGTTAACGCTAAAAGAATCAGGATCGAATTCAACGATGTAGTCTTCACCTTTAATTTCTTGAGTTGCCACTATTATTTGTCTCCTTGATGAATAATTTTAATTTGACTGGGTAAGAAACTGGTAACTAGATTGGAACAAGTGCCATTGTCGTCACAGTAAGTATTTTAGGATCTTCTTGAACTATTTCAAATTTCCAGCCTAGCTTTGCTGAATAATCATTGATCATTGTTAAAAATCCTAAACCTGATGCTTCACTATTTTCCTCTTCTGTACTTTTTTCTATCTGTTGCACGTACAGTTCTTCTGGATCGGACGACAAGAGTTCCTGAATAAATCTCTGAAATTTCTCCAACCCTTCAGCATTCACACTGTTGGTAGCGAAAATCACGGCTGTAACTTCAAATTCTTCAATAAAATGAATACCAAATTTAATTTTGAATTTACTTGTGGGATTATTAAATTTCATGGCATTTTCTAATAATTCATTAGCCACATAGCTGACGGCTCCTTTACTTTCTTTAATCCGACGTTCATGGGTGGGGTCTTCCTCATCTACCGGAAGAAAATTGGAAAAATAATCTGCTATGAAATGAGCCGATAGTCGATTACTGCGCCAGCGCTTTTTAATGGGAAGGGAATTGGGAGTAAAGGTTAATTCCAAAGAATCCTGTTCGGGGGGAAAGCTTTCCACAAAATTTCCAAATATTTGAGACATAGCTAGTTAAATCCTCAACAAGTTTTAAGTTTTTAGGGTGAAGGTGAGGTCATCAAAGATGTTTACTCACCCAAACATTTTTCGGCTGTATAGGCGATCGCTTCTATACCAATGCGAGTGCTTGAGGCTGTGACTCTTTTTCTACACCCACTTCCGTTCGCTTCAAAACTAACAGCGTAATATCATCAAACACTTTTTGAGTACCAATATGTCGCCGTAAATCGTCTATTACTGCTTGTTTGATTTCTTGTGCGGAAAAATGCCAGTTTTGGCTAATAATTTCACACATTTGTTCCACACCATACTGTTTTTTGTTAATATCTTTGGCTTCGGGAATACCATCTGTATATAGCACTACACCATCTCCAGGATGTAGCTCAATGGAAATGTGATTGATAAAGTCTACAATGTCATCGTCGAGGGCAATAGGTAGACCTAAATCCATCATGTCTACTCGTTCAATTTCTCCACCTTGGCGCACAATAATTGTTTCTTCGTGCTGACCGCTAATGCTGACCCGTCCTTGTGAGTAATTTAAAATCGCCAGGGTGAGACTTTTATCGGAGTTCATGCGCTGGACGTTTTTGTAGAGGGTGCGGTTGATTACATCTAGAAACCGCACTGGATCTAGTTCGCGGATCTCATTGAGGGTACGGACTGCTGTTTGCGCCATTAACATCAAAATGCCGCTTTCTAGTCCATGTCCAGTGACATCACCGATGCCAAGGGTGACAATGCCATCAGTGTTTAAGACATCATAATAGTCACCTCCAACTTCATCAGCCGCGTCCATGTATCCGGCGAGATCTAGTCCGTCAATTTCTAGTTCATCAGCGTTAGGCAGAATCATTTGCTGCATCTGACGAGCCACATTCAGTTCTGCGCCCATGCGGAGAATTTCGGTTTCCGATACTGCTAACCGAGTTTGTGTTTGTTTCAGTTCCAGAATCGTGGTTAATAGTTCTCGCTTTTGGTCGTTGAGCGATGCTAAAATGGCTATGCCGAGAATCAGGATGGAAACTACGCCAGTCATGTATTGCAAGGTAGTATCTTCCAGCATTGGCAATGAGGCGATCGCCTGGTCAATTTCCGTGAAATTTGCGGCTGCCATGCCCGTATAGTGCATTCCACTGATTACTCCTCCCATTAATACGGCGCTGGCTAATTTCAGCAATTCCCGCTCTGGTTTTTTTTGTAGGTACTCTACAATCAGTAAGGCTGCAATCGAACCAGTAACTGCAACTAAGACAGACAGTCCCACAATTGAGTAATTAAAGTGCATTTTGGCAGGTACTCGCATCGCTGCCATGCCGATATAATGCATACTTCCAATCCCAGACCCCATGAGGATACCAGGGATTAACAACGAGAACCAGTGTGCAAAACCTCGATGCAAGCTGTAGAAAGCGATACCAGATGCAATAACTGCGGCAACCCAAGAGAGTATTACAATGGGGAAATCGTAGCCGATTGATACTGGCAGGTGATAAGCCAGCATTGCTATAAAGTGCATTGCCCAAATGCCTGTTCCCATTGTCAAGGAACCACCAATTAACCAACCTAAACGAATATTTTTACCGTTTTTGGGAGTCATTCTCCCGGTTAATTCTAAGGTCGTATATGAGGCAAAAATGGCAATAATTATGGAAAATATGACCAGAACAAAATCGTATTTAACAACCATTAATAGGTTAGCCTCATAGAAATTTCGCCTGTGACGGCGGCTTTGAAGTTATCTGGAAATTAAGTCTCTTTCGTGGCGTTTTTGAGACATCTTACCACATTGCCGTAAATTAAATGGTTAATGCGATCGCCCCGCCCATTTTCCAGCTTGATGTCATAAGTTCTTTGGCGAGGTATTAGCGATCGCTCTAAACCAAGGCAACGGCTTGAGGCTGTGGTGCTGTTTCTACGCCTACTTCATCGGCAGCGTAATTTAATAGAGGAGGATTAATATATATTCGCCAAAATGTATCATGGACTTTAAAGAACCTATCGAATCAGCAATTTCAGAACTTCAAGAAGGACGCTCCAGTCGCCCTAGTCGGAGACAGAGGTTCTTCGATACACTGAAGCACAAATATTCAAACCTCCACACCTTATATGTAACAACTAATGTAATTGCCATCTGGAGTGGTATGATCCTGCTCTCGGACTCATGGGCGCGCAAAGCGAATTTGATTGCAGATCTCACCCCTGATTTTTCTCTAGAAGTAGCTCTTCGTCACCTGAGCTTGTTAATCCTCGGTTTATTAATGCTCCTATTGGACGATCTATCCTTGCAGGAGCTGCTATTGATGAAAAAAACTCCTTCACAAAAAGCTGTTGAAGACATGAATTCTAGGGAAAAGGTCTTTCACTACTTCAAAATTAGATATCCAAACCTATCAACCATCTATACGCTCATCGCAATTATACTTTCCTGGTGTGGTATTTGGGGGTTGATCTGGGACATCCCCATGCAGCCATTTTGGCGATCGCTACTGACAATCTTTCTGGGCTTATTCTTACTCTATATTGACGATCTAAAGCTGGAAGAACTTTAGGAGGTATCTTGTCATTGGAGACTGAAGCCCTTGCTCTACATAGCTTATATTTTCCTCTAGTAATTAACCTTGTCGGGAAGACTAGAGGAAGTGCGATCACCCCGCCGACCATTTTTAAGATTATTGAATACTAATTGGCGGGGGGCAAGCTAATAGCGTTACTCTTGCATTCCTGCATAAAGCAGTCGTACAAACAAGCGGACACCATCATCATTTTTTAATGTTGAATAAGATGGAGCTTCACTGTTACCGATCGCCCGCAGATCGGAAAGTAGTTCTGGATGAAACTGGCAAGTAAATGAGCGTCGAATTTTCTTCGTTTCAAAGTCTTTGTAGTTAATGCACGTAGCGGAACATTCTGTAACTATTTCACCCTCGACTGCTGTTGAACAGAGAATTTCTATAGAATCAGGTAGTTGTATCAACCATGATACAGAACTTCCAGCTATCACGTGCCGATAAGGAACGATCGCATCATGAATACTACGGAAAGCCCAGTTAGCAAACAGTATTGCTTCTTCGTTGACTTCATCGGAGTGAAACATCGAAATTGATACTTCACGCTCATATTGAATCGTGGTGTCAATCACGCCTTCATGTGCGTCAGCCGTGACATCGTGAGCATGAATAATTTCCCAAGGAATACCTAAAGCATCCCCGTCGGGGGACTGATACGGTAACAAGACGCGATCGCCTACTTCTTTGGATTCATTGCGCGTCACGGAAAAATGCTCATCATTCCAGCCAGTGGCAACAGTGCGCCCATCACGCTTTTTGACTTGGAGTGTCTTGCCCATCGCTTCGATGCGCTGGCATACTTCTTGTAGCGATCGCAGGGCAATACCTTCGTTGTCGCGAGCCAAAGATGTAATGCTCAAAACTTCTTTGACTGCTCGACGGATGAGCCGGATCTGACATTCAGCCGCTAATTGATGCCCTACACAGATGAAGATTGCAGGCGCACTGGTAGGCGATCGCGAAATTAATAATTTTTCTACTAATGCAAACATATCTGATCGCGAACAAGCTGGACTTGTCCAAGTTGAAGCATCGTAGGTTGACGGATCGCCACCTTCCACTATCACTGCATAACCAGAAGTAATTGCCGGAACGACTATTTCTAAATCAAGGACACCACTAGACCAAACAGGCAACAATATGGAGTCCATATCGGCAACTTTCTGAGCAATAAAAGCAACGTTTCTGGAAGCCCGAACATCTTCACCCAGAGCATTAGCGCCCACGTGTTCCCAAGGTTCAATGATAGTTATTGAATTGCGAAACAAACTGGGATTCTTGAGCAAAAACTCTAAATCTGACTGTGAATTTATCACTTTCTCTAAAGGCTGGGCGTGTCCCCACTCAAAGATGCCATCACTAGCAAATAGTTCTTTTTCTGCCAATGGATCAACAGATGTTCTATCTGCTAAGAAACGACCCATTAAAATGTGAACAGACTCAAAATCTGAACTGCCTTCACTCAAATAACCTGGTTTTAGTCTCCAGTTTTGTGTGGTTGCACAAGGAGAATTAAGTAGGCTAGATGTTTCCATGACTTATTTCTTGAGATTGTTGAATTAAATTTTGAGCCACTCCACGTACTAAAGTAACGTGGATTCAGGCAAAGATTGCGTTAACTTTTCGCCCATTACAGCTATCTGGTTAACGGTTTTAGCTTTTAGGTCGAACTGCTCTAAGGATAAATGAGATAGCCTACTTTCGGACTCGCTTACTTGTTCGCAGTTTATTTGATATTGTTGCCATGCCGACCATAAGATTGACTCCAACCCTGGATACTCGTTTACAGCATCCTGCAATGACAACGTATCATCCTCATTAACGTATCTACTCAGATATGCACTAAATATATCTCTGTGCATAACAATTCCTGTTACATCTCTATGAACTCTTTGAGACAGTGATTTTTTGATACGAGTACCGTCTAAATGAGTTTGAGATAGTGCAGTCTTCTGAGTAGAAAAAGTGATGAATTGACCGTTAGCACTTTCAGCCTTACGCTTCAATTCCGATTGTACAAAACCTGGTGACTTAGCAGAAATAGCTTTACCGTAACGTTTCTGCCATCCCTTAACTGAAATTTTTTCTGTTTTGATTACATTACCATGTCTTAAAATCTCGTTAACTAATTTTCTATTTTGAGACTTAGCATAAGCGGTTTTGCGTCTTTCTAATTCACGTTTCTTTTGGGCAGTTTTTCTGTAGTTATTAGAATTTTTCCAGTTCCGACTGCCTTTTTTAACCTTACCTTTTTTAACAACTGCTTTACGTCCCTTTTTAGCTAAAAAATCCGCTTCATAATTATTCGGATTATTAACTCTTTGAGAACGCTGCATCTTTCTTTGCAGCTTAGTTATTTCTTTGGTAAACGTTGGAACATTTTCAGCAAAAGGTAATAAACCAGCGTGATTGTCACTTACAAAGGCAATGTTAGAAATATTGAGGTCTAAACCCACAACACCATTAGATACATAGTTCTGTGGTTTTTGGTATGGTACTCCCTCATTAATTAATTGGACAAACCAACGACATTTGCCATTAATTTCCTTCCACAACAAACGCACATATTTAACACGACAGCTTAAGCCATGTTGAATTACTGGATTAGATTTATCAATAATTGGATTAAGTTTAAGCTTACCCCAAACTAATTGATTATCTTTCCAGCGCAAACCTTGTTTGTTAGACTTACCTTCAACAGATCTAAATCTACTGACAATTTTAAATCTAACTTTTTTGGCTAGTCCAAAAAAGACTTTTTCACTAGCTCTGAAAGCACGAGTCGCTATTGTTTGTTGGGTATTTGAATCTATTTTTTTAGCAATCCACGAGGATTTATTACTAACTAATGTGGCGTAACTTTGCAGGTCGTAATCTGAGTATCTATATAACGCCCTAGCTTCAGAGAACATAGTAGAACGTTGCTTTTTCTGTTCTCTTGGCAGTTTCTTAGCTGTTTGATAGACTTCAGATTTGCGTACTAACTCCATCCTAACCATTGCTTCATTTAGACAAGCATTATATAGCTGTCTAGCTGCTTGAAAACGGCTTTTTAACTCTGATCCTTGTTTGCTATCAACAATCAATAAAATCTCAGCTATAAAGGATAAAGTCTTGCTTTTTGCCACTCTTGAATCACCTCCTAAACCTGTATTATACTTAACTTGATTATAAATATTCTTGTTAAAAATATCAAGGAAAAATGCAAGAATAAATACGGAAATAAACCTCTAAACTGCAACTGTCACGGCTATTAAAATAGCCTGACTCGTTTTCCACCCCGATTTAAAAAATACGGGGAACCACCAACTTCGCCGCTTCTCTGTGTATCTTTCTTAAGCAATGCAACTTTCAAATATAGCAACCGCCCGTGTTAGTGCATTCAAGGGTGGTCTCAAATCCAGTCACAGTAATGGCTTGAATTCTGACTCCTGACTCCTGACTCCTGCTATAATTTGTCAGCGTTACTATTTTCCAGACAAGTCTAATATCTTTCCTGCTTGATCTTGCCTAAGTCCTAGTAATTTTAAAATTGCCCATTCCCTTGTACGATCTGCTTAACTGTCGTTAAAGTTTCCAAACTGATCAATCCCCGTCGATGACCTTTTTGGTTAGACATACCCAGGAATACAGCATCTCCTCGCTGAGGATTACGTTCAAATCGTGGAGAAGAATTGATATAAATAGTTGAGCTATCAACACCTAAAGCAAACTGCCGACTTTCTTGGTAAGACTCTGTAACTAAACAATTAGCGTGACCGCTACTATAGTGATTAATCCAAGAAATTCCTGATTTAATACTATCTACTACTTTAAAAGCGACAATTTTCTTTAAATAAGCTTGACTCCACTCAGCATCTTTAGCTGTAATCAACTGATCGGGAAAATCAGAGCATAAAATAGGATCGCCGCGTAGTTCAAAGCCTTTTTCCTTCAAACTATTCCACAACATAATTAAAGAAGAAGGCTTTTGATCGCGATGAATAATTACCTTCTCGATCGCATTAACTGGATCTGGTTCACTCGCATGACTATCGGTAATTACCCACCGAGCCATCTCTAAACTACCATTAGGAGACCAATACAAATAACAGTTTCCCATCGCTGACTTTAATACAGGTGCAGTTGCTTGCTGTACCACCTGCTGCACTAAATTAGGTCGTCCGTAGGGAATAACCAAATTAATATATTTGTCTTGAGTAATTAAGTCACGAATTGACGCACCTTGTTCGCTAGGTAATAGCTCTAGAGATGTGACAGGTAAACCAGTTTTATCCAATGCCGACTTAAGCGCCTGGGCAATTACACTATTAGAGTGGCTGGCTTCGGAACCACCGCGAAGAATCAGGCTATTTCCAGTTTTAAGGCATAAACCTGCGGCGATCGCACCCAAATCAGGAAATGCCTCATAAATTAAAGCAATCACCCCTAAAGGCATCAATTGGCTGTAAGTTTGAGAGTGTTCCAATTGATAGGAAGCATTCATCACCCGGCGGATCGGATCGGATAACTCCCCAATTCGCTGCAAAATTTGAATAGTTGTCTGTAGTCGCTCTGGTGTTAGTTTTAGCCACTCCAAAAGCAAATCTGGAACTGCCATTTCTCGGCTAGCTTCTAAATCTAGAGTATTAGCCTCCAGAATGTCATCAAATGCCTTCTGGAGCGCCTGCGCCATCGCTTGAACACCACGACTGCGTTCTATACCCTTAGTAGTTGCTAATTCTACAGAAGCTTGGTAAGCACTGCGAACAGCACTGTAAGGATCAAACGCAGGACTATAATTATTAGTTTCCATCAAGTTAACGTCGGTAAGCCAGCCAGACCATGATTGCTGGTAGTACCGCTAGCAGCAAAGCTAACAATGCCCACAAAATCACACTAGAACCAGCAGTCGATCGCAGTGCTAGAGGTAGCCAAACAATCAACAATACCACAATAATTCCTACCGCTACGGGTAAGTAACTTTCCCGAACACCAGAATGAGCGGTACTCCAACGACTACCCATCCAGCGCCATGCTCGTTTGTATGGATAGCTTGTGGAAAGTTGCTCAATCACATACCCATCATCTTCTACTACAAAGATTTGCTGACAGCGATTGCAACCAAATGCTTCTGTCAGCGTAATCGGTAGCAGACGAGCGCGCCGCCCACAGGGGCATGGGTACTCAGTATTTAAATCAATTTTCTGAGCTTTCTGAGATCGCACAAGCGGTAGCAAAAAAAAATAGATTTTTATTAATTAGCTGAAAAGGTGTGTTGCTGAAATTTCATCAGTAGCTACTCACCTGTTTTGAGCTTAAGCTACCTAATTTTAATTCTTTTACAGGTTTTTAGCCTAATTTTAGCATTTTTAACCTTAAGCTAGATTTTTTTATAGGAAAGATAGCTAACCTGCCCAGGAGGAATTTCGATTGTTTATATTTTATTCTAAAAGCGGGTAACGCGATTCGAACGCGCGACATCAACCTT contains:
- a CDS encoding glutamate-5-semialdehyde dehydrogenase yields the protein METNNYSPAFDPYSAVRSAYQASVELATTKGIERSRGVQAMAQALQKAFDDILEANTLDLEASREMAVPDLLLEWLKLTPERLQTTIQILQRIGELSDPIRRVMNASYQLEHSQTYSQLMPLGVIALIYEAFPDLGAIAAGLCLKTGNSLILRGGSEASHSNSVIAQALKSALDKTGLPVTSLELLPSEQGASIRDLITQDKYINLVIPYGRPNLVQQVVQQATAPVLKSAMGNCYLYWSPNGSLEMARWVITDSHASEPDPVNAIEKVIIHRDQKPSSLIMLWNSLKEKGFELRGDPILCSDFPDQLITAKDAEWSQAYLKKIVAFKVVDSIKSGISWINHYSSGHANCLVTESYQESRQFALGVDSSTIYINSSPRFERNPQRGDAVFLGMSNQKGHRRGLISLETLTTVKQIVQGNGQF
- a CDS encoding transposase; amino-acid sequence: MAKSKTLSFIAEILLIVDSKQGSELKSRFQAARQLYNACLNEAMVRMELVRKSEVYQTAKKLPREQKKQRSTMFSEARALYRYSDYDLQSYATLVSNKSSWIAKKIDSNTQQTIATRAFRASEKVFFGLAKKVRFKIVSRFRSVEGKSNKQGLRWKDNQLVWGKLKLNPIIDKSNPVIQHGLSCRVKYVRLLWKEINGKCRWFVQLINEGVPYQKPQNYVSNGVVGLDLNISNIAFVSDNHAGLLPFAENVPTFTKEITKLQRKMQRSQRVNNPNNYEADFLAKKGRKAVVKKGKVKKGSRNWKNSNNYRKTAQKKRELERRKTAYAKSQNRKLVNEILRHGNVIKTEKISVKGWQKRYGKAISAKSPGFVQSELKRKAESANGQFITFSTQKTALSQTHLDGTRIKKSLSQRVHRDVTGIVMHRDIFSAYLSRYVNEDDTLSLQDAVNEYPGLESILWSAWQQYQINCEQVSESESRLSHLSLEQFDLKAKTVNQIAVMGEKLTQSLPESTLL
- a CDS encoding DUF6272 family protein yields the protein MSQIFGNFVESFPPEQDSLELTFTPNSLPIKKRWRSNRLSAHFIADYFSNFLPVDEEDPTHERRIKESKGAVSYVANELLENAMKFNNPTSKFKIKFGIHFIEEFEVTAVIFATNSVNAEGLEKFQRFIQELLSSDPEELYVQQIEKSTEEENSEASGLGFLTMINDYSAKLGWKFEIVQEDPKILTVTTMALVPI
- a CDS encoding slr1659 superfamily regulator; translated protein: MATQEIKGEDYIVEFDPDSFSVNFQGELSLGGPTDYAPITNLLNEVAESEPETMTLDLRKLEFVNSSGISMLSKFVLSMRKKKGVQLVVLGSNDMPWQGKSLKNLEKLLPGLKLEIE